The sequence AACAAGAGCCTGGTGGACAAGTCCCTCCCAGCCCAgagccccagctcccagctcctgGCTCTACCTCCACACACACTCATCACCAGGTGGGACTGCCTGTTTCCAGGAGCTTCCAGTCCTGCTGGGGTGCTCCCGGAGGCAAGGCCTGTgtgcttcctccctcccagcaGGTGCCAAGGACAGACAGAGGATGGAGAGACATGAGGCCGAGTGTGGGTTTTATTACCAGCAGGTAGGAGGCTGTCTGGATCCGAGAGAGAAGGTTCTGGTTGAGCGGACTTGGACTGTCACTCCTGGCAGCCAGGGGCTCTCAGAGCTGTCCCTCACTGTGAAGGGTCCTCCGCAGGGAACATGGAGGCCTCAGAGGAGGGGGAACACGGCCacggtgggggcaggggagggaaggatgctGTGGGTGGGCCAGTGAGCCCTCCACAGCCACCATCCCAGACTCTCACCATCACCCATGGGCAGGCAGGCAGCCCACAGCTGGTAGGGACTGTTATTTGGGAACCATGTCTCTGGACTCCTAACCCAGAGCTCCTTTCCAGACTAAGTGGCATAGGCACAGACATTGCTGGTGGGCTTAGCTGGACCAAGTACCACCAGGCATGTCTCTCGGTGCCTCTGAGCCCCCTTGGCTGGTCTGAGACCCCTTGTGTGACCCAGTGGCTTGAAGGATTTGCAGAAACCTGCCGCTGGTACAACCCTGGTCGTTGGCGTCTGAGCCTCTGCCCTTTTCTTCATCATACTCCTCTTGGGGCCTTGTGGAAGCCCCCAGGTCATGGGAGGCACAGGGAGAAGCCAAGTACACCAGCTTCAGGGCAGTGTCCCAGGATGCTCACCTGTGGTGTGGACCATACAGCTCATGGCACATGAGCTGAAGCAGCATTTCAGGTTGTCCCTACACTGATCATCCCTGGAGCACTCACTTCTCTCCAAGCAGAGCTTTGGGCCAGTGGGGCCTGCACCCAGAGGCAGCGGCCAGCCTTCAGGACAGGTGCTGGCAGAGAGATGGGCCAGGGGTCACTGCCCACTGGCTCGCTGGGTCTGCCCAGCTGCTGGTCACCAGgagacacccccctcccccccgccaccACACACTCCCTTGGTGGCCTGGAGCCTGCAGGGCCCAGGCTAGGCGGGAGACAGCACTCACTTGTACATCATACATCGCTGGGCAGGGCTCTGGTgatgctgggaggaggagggggaaccTCAGCTGGGCCTCAGGTCAGTCCAGCTAGTGAAGCCCTGTTACGGCCGGGCTGAGTTCACGGGGCCGCTGGGAGGTTCACAGAGAGGGCTGTGGAGTGCAGGGCTGAGGGCACCCTTGGCAAAGCTGGGCCCTCCCTTCCTCCAGTTTATGGGGCTCCGCTGGGGCGCAGGGTCGGAGGCCTTACCCTTGAGGGGGACCACACAGGACCGGCTGCAGGGACTCCTGGTGCAGCACTTGGTTCTCTGGGGACAGCTTTCATCATTGACACAGGAGGCAGTGCAGGAATCTTTCTCCGAGGAGCTGAGCTCTGGGCACACAGCCTGTCCTGCACACAGAATGGGccgggggtgagggtgggggtggctggatccctcctcccatctccccttgGCTTCTCAGGGAAAAAGCAAGGTGGGGCAAAGACAAAACCCACGGGGAGCCCAGTCCCCAGCATGACAATGCTATGCTTCTAGGAAGGAAAAAAGTGCCAGAAATATGATCCAGCTGACAAAAGCATAAGTCAGCGGTGAAAATTAGGAAGCAAGGCTTCAGGCCCACTGCAGGGGGTAGAGTTAAGCCTCTGCGGGGCCAGGACAGGCTCTCTCCAAGACCAGTTAAGTGCCCAGTCACATTTCACCCTGGGGCATGGCCTTGGCCCTGCAGTTCTAGGCCTCCAGCTCATGGGCATTTCTGGGCAGCATCCTGTTTTTCCATTGTTACTGGCCCTCCCCAGGGTAGCCTTCCCCGTTCTTTCCTCTGGTCTCAGTCACCAAACTGCCAGGTCTGGAAGTGTTTTGGGGCACACCTGCAGTGGAGGGAGAGCGGGATGACCCTCCTGAGCCTACCTGGCAAGctgagggcagggccagggcgAGTAGTGTCAGAGCCAGGGCGGCAAGACACTGCATGGTGGCAGGTGGCAGGTGGTGGCTCATGGCTCTGGGGCACCTTTAAAGGATGTGTCAGGAGGAGGACCATGGCGGGGCTGGCGCTGGCTCAGTGGGGCTGAGGGGCTTCCGGTTTGGACAGACCTTAGACTGGGCAGTTGCGGCCTTGGGCcacatttgtaaataaaaaaagaattcctaatgtggtgtaccatttttttttttccactttgaaaGTAACGCATGCTTCCtgtgagaatttattttttcatttatttttattggaggctaattactttactgtGAGAATTAAGAAAATGCAGGGCAGAAGGAGGGAGAAATATCCACCATGACACAACACGGTGTTGTTTTCCGTGGCAACAGGGGGTCCTTGAGGGACAGCGAGTGACCCGTCTGGTTCCGCACATGGTCCACAGGTGACGGAGCAGGAGGAGCCCAGGGGCGGGGTTATCTGGAGGGTGTTGTCTTTCTCCCATGGcgtctttttgtcttttcctgaaTGTTCTACAGCAAGCAGgacagacagaaggaagaaatacGATCTTGTGTTTATAGGCTGCATGCTCTGTGAGGAGAATATTGGGGATCCAAGAAAGAGAGGGGCAAGTTCAGTGTCGGGGCTGTTTCCTCGCAGGGTGGACACCGGGAAGGGCTCTTCCCAGAAGGGCCCCTCCTGGGCCCTGAGagcggggctggggtggggcaggatgAACACCCAGGTGACGTGCCCCTCCTTCTCTGGGGAAACTTCCTCCATCCTTCTGCCCTGAGGGCCTGGACAGGAAAGGTGGCCTTGGCGTGACCACGTGTGCTGATGGTCAGTGCCCACCCCTGGTCCAGGCTGCACTTCTCTGCCTGGCCCATGGCCTCGTGACCTTTAACACGGAGCCCCTCAATTCTTCCTGGGTGCTCACATTTCCAGATGTTCTAGCCCAGGACACCCTGCCCCTTCGACAGGCAGCTCAGGTCCCCGTGGCTCGCCCTGCCCCGGGTCTTGTGTAGCACTGTCTGGGCCGCTGCAACCCCTCAGCAGGGTTCTCGGACCTCCGCCCGGCCCCTCCTGCGGTGACCAGTGCCAATCTTCGGGGATGGGGGTCTGAGGTCCTGGCCACTGGTGACTTGCTACCTCCTGGTGCCTCTCCACGCTGGCAGCTCACAAAAATTTCCCTTTTAGCTGTTTCCCTCCTGCAGCCTGAGAAGAATGCAGTGCACAGGCCAGAGAGGgctctgaggttcagagaagtgagGGGTGGCCAGCCCAGGGCTACTCGCTGCCTGGCCCTGCTGGACTTTCTCTCCCCGTTCTCTATCCCTCCCTCTGCACCATGGCTGGGAGGATTCAGGCTCCTTCTTGCTCAGAAACTGGGTCTGAGGCCAGGCTGATGACACCAGGAACTCAGGCCATGGGGCCGTCTCCTCACACTGCGTTGCCGGCCTCTGACTCCCTGGGACATAGTCTATGAGACCTGCGGTCACAGGTTTACAAGCCCTGGAGCCTTCCTCCCTGACTACAGGACTGGCCACATCCTGTGTGGGGTGCTTTGTtcaacaagagagaaaaaagtgttggtaaggatactaaacataaagtgaaagttgcttagtcgtgtctgactctttggaccccgtgaaccgcagcacgccaggcctccctgtccatcaccaactcctggagtccacccaaacccatgtccattgagtcagtgatgccatccaactatctcatcctctgtcatccccttctcctcctgccctcaatctttcccagcatcaaggttttttcaaatgagtcagctcttcgcatgaggtggccaaagtattagagttgcagcttcaacatcagtccttccagtgaacacccaggactgatttcctttaggatggaccggttggatctccttgcagcccaagggactctcaagagtcttctccaacaccacagttcaaaagcatcaattcttcggcactcagctttcttcacagtccaactctcacgtccatacatgaccactggaaaaaccatagctttgactaggcggacctttgttggcaaagtaatgtctctgctttttaatatgctgtctaggttggtcacaactttccttccaaggagtaagcgtcttttaatttcatggctgcagtcaccatctgcagtgattttggagcccccaaaaataaagtcagccgttgtttccactgtttccccatctatttgccatgaagtgatgggaccagatgccatgatcttagttttctgaatgttaagctttaagccaccttttttactctcctctttcactttcatcaagaggctctttagttcttcactttctgccataagggtggtatcatctgcatatctgaggttattgatatttctcccagcaatcttgattccagcttgtgcttcctccagcccagcgtttctcatgatatactctgcatataaattaaataagcagggtgacaatatatagctttaatgtactccttttcctatttggaaccagtctgttgttccatgtccagttctaatgtgcttcctgacctgcatataggtttcagaagaggcaagtcaggtggtctggtattcccatctcttttagaattttccagagtttattgtgatccacacagtcgaaggctttggcatagtcaataaagcagaaatagatgtttttctggaactctcatgcttttttgatgatccaattcttcaggccaggatactggagtgggtagcctttcccttctccaggagatcttcccaatccagggttgatcccaggtctcctgcattgcaggtggattcttttacagctgagccacaagggaaggctttcctcttttccatgtctttcttttgttttaaaaattgtcactCTAGGGACTtttctggctgtccagtggttaaaaatcttccttgcaatgcaggggacacagattctatccctggtccaggaactaggatcccacatgccttggagcaactaagcatgcatgctgcaactactgagcccacgtacCACAGTTAgagtccatgcacagcaacaaagatctgcATGCTGCTAAGACCCaaggcagtcaaataaatattaaaaatgtcacTCCAGTTAAATCAAAATTATATGTTTACATTATTAGTGTGAATATTACCACTCCTTTTTATATTGTGCAATGCCAGTTTAAATGCGAACACAAGAGCATTTGACTCTTATGTGGAATCACCAAAATCACACCCTTCATGTCCCTGGCTGGAATGGGCACGTGTGTTTCATTCTGCACAAAACTCACTCAGCTGCTTTGTCttcacatttttttcacatttccttttattttcagattcaCTCTTGTTCTGAGGAATCCATTTCCTTGGAAGCACTATCATTTTCCTGACACAATGAACTGGTTGACTGCTTTTGTCAGACTGGACTCTCCATCAACAAAACCACTTTAACTCGTGATGGTCCTGACCACGCCCAAAGGCAGGAGGCCAGATGCTGCCTGGAGGTCTGGTTTGCTTCTATGGCCACTCATTTCTAGGTATATTTTTATACTAGTGAggatcaaattttttatttttataaaaatataaattctctatttttatcttatttttattttatttttttgtgttggttgctcagtcatgtccaactctttgcaaccccatggaatgtagcctgccaggctcctctgccagtggaattctccaggcaagaatactggagtgggaagactttcccttctccagggaatcttcctgatcccgggatcgagcccgggtctcctgca is a genomic window of Odocoileus virginianus isolate 20LAN1187 ecotype Illinois chromosome 1, Ovbor_1.2, whole genome shotgun sequence containing:
- the LOC110137081 gene encoding LOW QUALITY PROTEIN: whey acidic protein-like (The sequence of the model RefSeq protein was modified relative to this genomic sequence to represent the inferred CDS: inserted 2 bases in 2 codons), with the translated sequence MQCLAALALTLLALXPALSLPGQAVCPELSSSEKDSCTASCVNDESCPQRTKCCTRSPCSRSCVVPLKAPVLKAGRCLWVQAPLXPKLCLERSECSRDDQCRDNLKCCFSSCAMSCMVHTTVSPPLLCLERLYPATQVLSANSPEQEPEGKPGESDLLVDKVEGCVRWENGQGVGGMQRQNEHGGKKGKREVPDLSEDGTRPEKRTCNNFRPGSRRRASLPAALRVT